In Mus pahari chromosome 12, PAHARI_EIJ_v1.1, whole genome shotgun sequence, the genomic window tcaaatatagtcaagttgacaaccaggaatagccactacacaggTCTAGCAACATTTCATTCCACATCATATCACTGAGGTTATATTCAGTCAATCAGCCTTTGTCCACTCAACTTCTTTTCAAGAGTTCTTTGTTCACAATGTATATAGCCAAAGTTAAGGCAGGGCATAATTTTTGGTCACAGACACCACCGTTAGTCTTGAAAAAGTATACTCAACTGATGTAATGGAGGCTTTCCACTGAATAGGCTCAgcctttttagttctttctgaacacAGGCTGGCTagtttaactcagctgttctggatcaaactcctctccatgatcactgattcaaactggtttctctctgcttctcactgaattgccctgcttggcctcaaactaattgTGGCAATTTCTTCTAAACTTCTGGCACAATCTTCTGGCTTCAACGGCCTCTGATGACCTGAACTGCGTGAACTCAcaaatgaactcaactccactgcactgtaCTTACTGTACCGACCCCAAACTGACTACATGGAACTCAACTCCACTCAACTAACCGACCGAATTGACTACTACCAGCTGACAGATTGCTCCATCTCCACATGTTCTGACATCTTCTATGGTCACAAGATAAATGCCTGGGAATTTGATAATGTGCCTACAGTTTCCACAAACTCAAGGTACATGAATGCTAACAGAAAACATCTAATGCCTGTAGCAGAGTTTTTCTCACTTTGCTGTGACCTGTCAACTCAATGCAATCTGCAAAGTGTTTTAAACCTgagttattttattactttattatattactataaaatttttatcttattggaACACGATATTTAAGGGAACCTTAAATATCATCTGTGTTCTTGAGCGATATTATTTCAAGTTTACTTTAGAATAAaccaccatttatttatttgaaagtaaaataatagcaaaataagaaggaaaaaaaccaagcTTGTTTTATTGGGGTGAAAACACAGCATATGTATAAAGAAAGTAACTATGTAATGATTAAAATCATCTGACAGAATCATGAGCTGTATTCTACAAACTACATGAAGAATCACCTAGAGACTTGAAAATTGAATCAGATCCATTATTTGACCATGAGATCCAGAGGGAGGAGCGCAAGTATCTCAGCTATGCAGCATTGTGTGTCCAGTAAATCACAACACTCGTAATGCTTTCATGCAGAGACCTGTGACACAATAATGTCTGTGGTTTCCCCAACAACAGCCAGGTGTATAAAAGGCCCTTGGCAGGTGATGACATCCAGACTCAAGGAACCTACTTCTTGACTTCCTCTGAACACTCCACTCCTGACAACATGTGTTACTACGGTGGATACTATGGAGGCCTGGGCTATGGCTATGGAGGCCTAGGCtatggctatggctgtggctgtggctatggctatggctgtggctatggtGGCTATGGTTATGGCTGTTGCCGCCCACTCTGCTGTAGAAGGTACTGGTCCTGTGGCTTCTACTGAGGAGATTCAGCAGCTGCTCATTCCAAATGTcttcatttcaaatgtcattatATATCTTCATAAATTCCCACCTTAATTTAAATCTCTGAGGAATAATAGGGTAAACATACCATGCCTACTGCTTTCTTCTTTAATCTGACTGCATGAACATTTGAAGCAAAACTCTTTATTCTCACTGTAATGACTTGTAAAATATAATCTACCTGTATTCTTTCTCATTCCACATAAAAGTGctttaaataaatttgtaaaatctactgtttttctcattattttactAAATGTGATATGTATGTTTCAGAATCTACATTGGTTTGTTTGTACATGTGACAATGTTTGTGCACAAATGTAAAGGTATTAAAGGgacaaggaaagagaacaagggTTCAGTTGGGTAGCTGTCCCCTGAAGTTTAGTTTAACTACCCAGGGCCACACTCCAAAGAATCTGACTCTGAGATGGTAATAGACCCTTATCAAAAAGTAGGAATGTGTGGGCCCACCTTCTGATATCTTGTTAGAATTTTCCCGCCTTGAGCTTGCAGAGGCCTTGTGCATTTTCCCCACAGTCtcttacatggattctggggattttTAACTaatcctcatgcttacacaacaAAGTTATCTGTCTAAATATAGGTTAAATTCATAAAGTTATGTCTATGGCTTCTCTGAAGAGTTAATTGACCATGATTTAAAGACCTACCCTGCTTCACCCACCAAATCAGATTGCCCTTCATAGTTTCACCTACAAGATCTTCACATAGGTTCCTAAAGGGAAATACATAATATATTGTTTATGCTTATAAATAGTCTTGTCTTTTCTAttgattttaaaagcaaaatataataaaacaagttaTTAGGAATAAATCCAAACATATTAATATAAGATAGCAACTACTCACAAAGGAACATA contains:
- the LOC110329355 gene encoding keratin-associated protein 20-2-like, encoding MCYYGGYYGGLGYGYGGLGYGYGCGCGYGYGCGYGGYGYGCCRPLCCRRYWSCGFY